Proteins from a single region of Limisphaera ngatamarikiensis:
- a CDS encoding XylR family transcriptional regulator, with protein MKRKAEPPSPMNRTIPRHVQSAAPGPVGNAPRRVLLLVETSLASGRDILRGIARYVRERGQWVLFHEPRGLEVRPPHWLSEWRGDGVIARIQSPALAEAVRAMGVPAVDVLGLVPEAGIPLVHVDDRAIARMAADHLRQRGFQHFGFYGLNSENWSLRRRDAFCQYVAEWGGTVSVYERPRLEGNGARWAELEQELLQWLRNLPKPAGVMVSSDQLGLGFLEACRQAGVAVPEEIAVVGVDNDDALCEIAHPPLSSIWPAHQRVGYEAAALLDRLMRGEPPPRQPVLIPPLTVVTRRSTDVLAVADRQLARALQIIREQACRGLGVADVARAAGLSRSVLQRRFRALLGRTVHQTILEVRIQRACQLLRETDMPIAQVAEEAGFRHQEYLGAVLKRRLGKTPAQIRREAESRPAHPAHPTSGAVTMPC; from the coding sequence ATGAAGAGAAAAGCCGAGCCCCCGAGCCCCATGAACCGGACCATCCCAAGGCATGTGCAATCGGCCGCCCCAGGACCCGTAGGCAATGCCCCGCGTCGGGTCCTGTTGCTGGTGGAAACCTCGCTCGCCTCCGGTCGCGACATTCTGCGCGGTATTGCCCGTTATGTTCGCGAGCGTGGCCAGTGGGTGCTGTTTCATGAACCCCGCGGGCTGGAAGTTCGCCCCCCCCACTGGTTGAGCGAATGGAGGGGCGACGGTGTCATTGCCCGCATCCAGTCACCGGCCTTGGCCGAAGCGGTTCGGGCCATGGGTGTGCCGGCTGTCGATGTCCTGGGCCTTGTCCCGGAAGCCGGCATCCCCCTGGTCCATGTAGATGATCGCGCCATTGCCCGAATGGCGGCCGACCATCTCCGACAGCGGGGATTCCAGCACTTCGGCTTTTACGGACTGAACAGCGAGAACTGGTCCCTGCGCCGACGGGATGCGTTTTGTCAATATGTGGCCGAATGGGGTGGGACGGTGTCGGTCTACGAACGGCCGAGGCTGGAAGGTAACGGCGCCCGCTGGGCCGAGCTTGAGCAGGAGCTGCTCCAGTGGCTGCGCAATCTGCCCAAGCCGGCCGGCGTCATGGTCAGCAGCGACCAGTTGGGACTCGGCTTCCTCGAGGCCTGCCGGCAAGCCGGCGTCGCTGTTCCGGAAGAAATCGCGGTTGTGGGCGTGGACAACGACGATGCGTTGTGTGAAATTGCGCATCCTCCGCTGTCCAGCATCTGGCCCGCCCACCAACGGGTGGGTTACGAGGCCGCAGCTTTGCTGGACCGCCTGATGCGCGGTGAACCCCCGCCCCGCCAGCCGGTGTTGATCCCGCCCCTGACCGTGGTCACCCGCCGTTCCACCGATGTGCTGGCGGTGGCCGACCGGCAATTGGCCCGAGCCCTGCAAATCATCCGGGAACAGGCGTGCCGGGGTCTGGGCGTGGCCGACGTGGCCCGCGCCGCCGGACTGTCCCGGAGCGTGTTGCAACGACGTTTTCGGGCCCTTCTGGGCCGGACCGTGCACCAGACCATTTTGGAAGTGCGGATCCAGCGCGCCTGTCAGTTGTTGCGGGAAACGGACATGCCCATCGCCCAGGTGGCCGAGGAAGCCGGGTTCCGCCACCAGGAATACCTGGGCGCCGTTTTGAAAAGGCGGCTCGGAAAAACGCCGGCCCAGATTCGGCGTGAGGCGGAAAGCCGGCCCGCACACCCCGCGCACCCCACCTCGGGCGCGGTCACAATGCCCTGCTGA
- the pyk gene encoding pyruvate kinase, with protein MALPEHKTKIVATLGPSSSRREVLEAMIRAGMNVARMNFSHGDADEKAALVEQLRSAAAAVGRPVAILGDLPGPKLRIGTFQREPVELVAGQTFVLSAGPRVGDQHGVSVDWPDLPRLVRPGQWIYVNDGLVQLEVEEVRGVEIVGRVRVGGELRSRKGLNVPGVDLGRAAFTEQDRACLAVAARLGMEMVSQSFVQRAEDLRAVRAAAGAMGYRPMLIAKIERALALEHLDEILDEADGVMVARGDLGVEVPIEQIALVQKRIIREANRRGKPVITATQMLESMVHSRLPTRAEATDVANAIWDGTDAVMLSAESAVGRYPVEAVAMLARIATAVEPAAPRGAGAVETCWSRGSAAPDYREVVARAVAETFDCTGAVAVLVPTLSGSTARSVARYRLPGWVVAVSPHRETCQRLLLSRGVWPEWEPERPDDWREYARAWLRRHGLPGRAMLLTEGPSPVNPRANHRMEILELGEADPGPGQ; from the coding sequence ATGGCATTGCCGGAGCATAAGACGAAGATCGTGGCCACTCTCGGCCCCTCCTCGAGCCGGCGGGAGGTTTTGGAGGCGATGATTCGGGCAGGGATGAACGTGGCCCGGATGAATTTCTCCCACGGGGACGCGGATGAGAAGGCCGCCCTGGTGGAGCAGTTGCGGTCGGCGGCTGCGGCTGTGGGCCGGCCGGTGGCAATTTTGGGCGATCTGCCGGGGCCGAAGCTGCGGATCGGCACGTTTCAGCGTGAGCCGGTGGAGCTGGTTGCGGGACAGACCTTCGTGCTGAGCGCCGGCCCCCGCGTGGGGGATCAACACGGGGTGAGCGTGGACTGGCCTGATTTGCCCCGCCTGGTGCGGCCCGGACAATGGATCTATGTGAACGACGGGCTGGTGCAGCTCGAGGTGGAGGAAGTTCGGGGTGTGGAAATCGTGGGCCGGGTCCGGGTCGGGGGAGAGCTGCGATCGCGCAAGGGGTTGAACGTACCGGGCGTGGACCTGGGGCGTGCGGCGTTTACGGAGCAGGACCGGGCCTGTCTGGCCGTGGCCGCACGCCTGGGTATGGAGATGGTGAGCCAGTCGTTCGTACAGCGGGCCGAGGACCTGCGAGCGGTGCGGGCTGCGGCCGGGGCCATGGGGTACCGCCCGATGCTCATTGCCAAAATCGAGCGGGCGCTGGCGCTGGAGCACCTGGATGAGATTTTGGACGAGGCAGACGGTGTGATGGTGGCCCGGGGCGATTTGGGCGTGGAAGTGCCGATCGAGCAAATCGCCCTTGTGCAGAAGCGGATCATCCGCGAGGCCAACCGCCGGGGTAAACCGGTGATCACGGCGACGCAGATGCTCGAATCCATGGTGCACAGCCGGTTGCCCACGCGTGCGGAGGCCACCGACGTGGCCAATGCCATTTGGGATGGCACGGATGCGGTGATGCTCTCGGCGGAGTCGGCGGTCGGGCGTTATCCGGTGGAGGCGGTGGCCATGCTGGCACGCATTGCCACTGCGGTGGAACCTGCAGCTCCTCGCGGCGCCGGGGCAGTCGAGACGTGCTGGAGTCGTGGCTCGGCGGCACCCGATTACCGCGAGGTTGTGGCACGGGCTGTGGCGGAAACCTTCGATTGCACCGGCGCGGTGGCGGTGTTGGTGCCCACCTTGAGTGGCTCCACGGCCCGCAGCGTGGCACGATATCGCTTACCCGGGTGGGTTGTGGCGGTGAGCCCCCACCGGGAGACGTGCCAGCGATTGTTGCTGAGCCGCGGCGTCTGGCCGGAATGGGAGCCCGAGCGGCCGGACGACTGGCGCGAGTACGCGCGGGCCTGGCTTCGGCGTCACGGCCTCCCGGGCAGGGCGATGTTGCTGACCGAGGGACCTTCCCCGGTCAATCCCCGGGCCAATCATCGAATGGAGATCCTCGAACTTGGAGAGGCCGATCCCGGCCCCGGCCAATGA
- a CDS encoding dipeptidase: MRAVLDYLEGHQQRFVEELCEYVRHPSVSAQSRHKKDMKRCAEWLAAHCRALGLEVRVHATPEHPIVVARTRRRRGRRHFLVYGHYDVQPPEPLELWRTPPFEPEVRNGALYGRGASDNKGQHWAHLKAVEAYLRTGTELPCDLTFVIEGEEEVGSRSLQGFLQRHRKELACDAVVVSDTGLPAPDLPALTYALRGIAAFELTLHGPNRDLHSGIFGGSVHNPAVVLCQLLGRVHDARGRVVIPGFYDEVEPLTAEERRQLRRLPFSERAYRKFLGVPALFGESGYTPNEQRMARPTFEINGLTSGYQGEGSKTIIPAWARAKVTMRLVPNQNPAVILRRVRAFLRKHCPRSVRMEFVPGHGCRPYRLDPEHPWARAALRALERAFGRTPVLMREGGSIPIVNQFHEILRAETILVGLALPDDNAHSPNEKFDLRVFARGQRMSAWLWQELAG, from the coding sequence ACGGTTCGTGGAGGAACTCTGCGAATATGTACGTCATCCGAGTGTTTCCGCTCAAAGCCGCCACAAGAAGGACATGAAGAGGTGTGCGGAGTGGCTTGCCGCACATTGCCGGGCCCTGGGACTTGAGGTGCGCGTCCACGCCACACCCGAGCACCCCATTGTGGTGGCGCGGACGCGCCGGCGGCGCGGTCGGCGGCATTTCCTGGTTTACGGGCACTACGACGTTCAGCCCCCCGAACCCTTGGAGCTGTGGCGAACGCCGCCCTTTGAACCCGAGGTTCGCAATGGCGCCCTTTACGGTCGCGGGGCCAGCGACAACAAGGGCCAGCACTGGGCCCACCTCAAGGCCGTGGAAGCCTACCTGCGGACCGGCACCGAGCTGCCGTGTGATCTGACCTTTGTGATTGAGGGCGAGGAAGAGGTCGGCAGCCGTTCCCTCCAGGGTTTCCTGCAACGCCATCGCAAGGAACTGGCCTGCGACGCGGTGGTGGTATCGGACACGGGTCTGCCGGCGCCGGACCTGCCGGCGCTGACCTACGCATTGCGCGGCATCGCAGCGTTCGAGTTGACCCTGCACGGACCGAACCGGGACCTGCACTCGGGCATCTTCGGAGGTTCGGTGCACAACCCGGCCGTGGTACTTTGTCAACTCCTGGGCCGCGTCCACGATGCCCGCGGCCGGGTCGTCATCCCCGGATTCTACGACGAAGTTGAACCCCTCACCGCCGAGGAACGACGGCAGCTGCGCCGGTTACCGTTCAGCGAACGGGCCTACCGGAAGTTCCTCGGCGTGCCCGCCCTGTTTGGGGAATCGGGCTATACGCCCAATGAACAGCGCATGGCCCGACCCACCTTCGAAATCAACGGCCTCACCAGCGGTTACCAGGGCGAGGGCAGCAAAACCATCATTCCCGCCTGGGCCCGCGCCAAAGTGACCATGCGCCTGGTCCCGAACCAGAACCCCGCGGTCATCCTCCGGCGCGTTCGCGCTTTCCTCCGGAAACATTGCCCGCGCAGCGTCCGGATGGAGTTTGTTCCGGGGCACGGTTGTCGGCCGTATCGCCTGGACCCCGAGCATCCCTGGGCCCGCGCCGCCCTTCGTGCCCTGGAACGGGCGTTTGGCCGGACACCGGTGCTGATGCGGGAGGGTGGCTCCATCCCCATCGTCAATCAATTCCACGAAATCCTCCGTGCGGAGACCATCCTGGTGGGACTGGCATTGCCCGACGACAACGCGCATTCGCCCAATGAAAAGTTTGATCTCCGCGTGTTTGCCCGTGGTCAGCGAATGAGTGCCTGGCTCTGGCAGGAATTGGCCGGCTGA